A portion of the Candidatus Flexicrinis proximus genome contains these proteins:
- a CDS encoding sugar ABC transporter ATP-binding protein codes for MPQPSLLFIHQASKSYSGIPALIDASLELRAGEVHALMGENGAGKSTLIRILAGVITPDKAAIRINGQPVHIRSPHDAFGYGLRFIHQELHAVPQLSVAENILLGQPYPTLLGFKVRWKQLNSLAQSTLDQLGLSHIDPRRTMAHLSPGDQMLVNIARAFVGDDIGSAGTVARVYVMDEPTAALTGTEIEQLFRVIGRLRDRGSAILYVSHRMDEIFQIADRVTVMRDGRIIGTQDKSAVTPSDLILMMTERELDHVFPARTDPVSPDVLLDVRGLTTRFIHNISFALHRGEILGVAGLIGAGRSELLGGLIGADRHLAGEIHLDGRRLRRMSPARTWKNQIAFVPEERRSQGLVLSRSIGNNITLPQLGHFSRAGAFLDHRRERSTSRTLGESVRLRSHGPSQSVRELSGGNQQKVVFARALARPPRVLLLDEPTRGVDIGAKVDIYHLIREISARGTGIILVSSDLPELLGMTDRILILRDGRLAAIVPAKDQTQNSLLARCYGDN; via the coding sequence GTGCCACAGCCCAGCCTTCTATTCATCCACCAGGCCTCGAAGAGCTACAGCGGAATCCCCGCGCTGATTGACGCGAGTCTCGAGCTGCGCGCCGGCGAAGTTCACGCGCTCATGGGTGAAAACGGCGCCGGAAAGTCGACGCTGATCCGCATTCTCGCGGGCGTAATCACGCCGGACAAAGCCGCGATCCGCATAAATGGGCAGCCCGTGCATATCCGCAGCCCGCACGATGCCTTCGGCTACGGACTGCGCTTTATCCACCAGGAATTGCACGCCGTCCCCCAGCTTTCTGTCGCCGAGAATATCCTTCTCGGGCAGCCGTACCCCACCCTCCTCGGCTTCAAGGTTCGCTGGAAACAGCTCAACTCGCTCGCGCAGAGCACGCTCGACCAGCTAGGGCTTAGCCACATCGATCCTCGCCGCACGATGGCGCATCTGAGCCCGGGCGACCAGATGCTGGTGAATATCGCGCGCGCTTTTGTCGGGGATGACATCGGCAGCGCAGGAACTGTCGCGCGGGTCTACGTGATGGATGAGCCGACCGCCGCGCTCACCGGAACGGAGATCGAGCAGCTGTTCCGTGTGATCGGCCGCCTGCGCGATCGCGGCAGCGCGATACTATATGTTTCGCACCGTATGGATGAAATTTTCCAGATCGCCGACCGCGTCACCGTAATGCGCGATGGCCGCATTATCGGGACTCAGGACAAGTCCGCCGTCACGCCGTCCGACCTCATTCTGATGATGACCGAGCGCGAACTTGACCATGTCTTTCCGGCGCGTACCGACCCGGTCTCCCCAGATGTGCTGTTGGATGTCCGCGGCCTCACCACGCGCTTCATACACAACATATCTTTTGCCCTGCACCGCGGCGAAATCCTCGGCGTTGCGGGGCTGATCGGCGCGGGCCGCTCCGAACTCCTGGGCGGTTTGATCGGCGCGGATCGACACCTGGCGGGTGAGATTCACCTCGACGGTCGCCGTCTTAGACGGATGTCGCCCGCTCGTACCTGGAAGAACCAGATCGCCTTCGTGCCGGAAGAACGGCGTTCACAAGGATTGGTCCTCTCCCGCAGCATCGGCAACAATATCACGCTGCCGCAGCTGGGTCATTTCAGCCGCGCGGGCGCCTTCCTGGACCATCGACGCGAGCGCAGTACGAGTCGTACCCTCGGTGAGTCGGTGCGCCTCAGATCGCATGGCCCCAGTCAGAGTGTTCGTGAGCTCAGCGGCGGCAACCAGCAGAAAGTCGTTTTCGCCCGCGCCCTGGCACGCCCGCCGCGTGTCCTGCTCCTCGACGAACCAACCCGCGGCGTCGACATCGGGGCCAAGGTCGACATCTATCACCTGATTCGCGAGATCAGCGCCCGTGGAACCGGAATTATCCTGGTATCATCCGATCTGCCGGAATTACTCGGCATGACCGACCGTATCCTGATCCTGCGCGATGGCCGCCTGGCAGCGATCGTTCCAGCAAAAGACCAGACACAGAATAGCCTGCTTGCACGCTGCTATGGGGACAACTGA
- the pseB gene encoding UDP-N-acetylglucosamine 4,6-dehydratase (inverting): protein MTINWKDQNILITGGTGSFGRKFVEIMLKEYHPKRLVILSRDELKQHEMRVDGFNDPNLRYFIGDVRDLRRLDRAFKGIDIIVHAAALKQVPACEYNPIEAVATNIDGARNIVDAAIDNGVKRVLAMSTDKATAPVNLYGATKLVAEKLFVQGNAYSGGQGTRFSCVRYGNVVGSRGSVIPFFREQMKAGRLPITDPRMTRFWITLDQGARFVISCIERMFGGEIFVPKLPSMNIMDLAKEMAPDCAVDIVGIRPGEKLHESMISADEARQAVDLGDRYAILPAHPWWHEEHWTEGTSLADGFSYSSDTNDHWLKNDELREMIDNA, encoded by the coding sequence ATGACAATCAACTGGAAAGACCAGAATATCCTCATCACCGGCGGCACAGGTTCGTTCGGACGCAAGTTCGTCGAGATTATGCTCAAGGAATATCATCCGAAACGGCTGGTGATTCTGAGCCGCGATGAACTGAAGCAGCACGAAATGCGGGTAGACGGCTTCAATGACCCCAACCTGCGCTACTTCATTGGCGATGTGCGCGACCTGCGTCGTTTGGACCGCGCCTTCAAAGGGATCGACATTATCGTCCATGCCGCTGCGCTGAAGCAGGTCCCGGCCTGCGAATACAATCCGATCGAGGCCGTCGCGACCAACATCGATGGCGCGCGGAATATCGTCGATGCCGCCATCGACAACGGCGTCAAGCGCGTTTTGGCCATGAGCACCGACAAAGCCACCGCCCCGGTCAACCTGTATGGGGCAACAAAATTGGTCGCCGAAAAACTGTTCGTGCAGGGAAATGCTTACAGCGGCGGTCAGGGAACGCGCTTTAGCTGTGTGCGCTACGGCAATGTGGTGGGCAGCCGAGGGAGTGTCATCCCGTTCTTTCGCGAACAGATGAAGGCAGGACGGCTTCCGATCACGGACCCGCGCATGACGCGATTCTGGATCACACTCGATCAAGGCGCACGTTTCGTGATTTCCTGCATCGAGCGCATGTTTGGCGGCGAAATCTTCGTGCCGAAGCTGCCCAGCATGAACATTATGGATCTGGCGAAAGAAATGGCGCCGGACTGCGCTGTCGACATTGTTGGTATCCGCCCCGGCGAGAAACTGCACGAATCGATGATTTCGGCTGACGAAGCCCGTCAGGCGGTTGATCTTGGCGACCGCTACGCAATCCTGCCTGCCCATCCATGGTGGCACGAAGAACACTGGACGGAAGGCACGTCGCTTGCAGACGGGTTTTCCTACTCCAGCGATACCAATGACCACTGGCTGAAGAACGACGAGCTTCGCGAGATGATCGACAATGCCTGA
- a CDS encoding glycosyltransferase family protein, producing MSRDSILCIIQARMGSTRLPGKIALPLLNKPMLWWDVQRVRKSRMIDEVVIATTSDVRDDRTAALCAEHGWLCYRGSEDDVLDRYYQAARQFDAAHIVRITSDCPLIDAAIVDYVIAAYFSAAPAADYASNVQQRSFPRGLDIEVFSFSALETAWRDDHSAWREHVTPYIYNTPAKFRLLNVTNPVDYSHHRWTVDTPEDFELVRRVYEHYGHGDFGWRDVLALLDGHPEWVALNQHIEQKKL from the coding sequence ATGTCCCGGGACTCCATTCTCTGCATCATCCAGGCGCGGATGGGCAGCACACGCCTGCCGGGTAAGATCGCGCTGCCGCTGCTCAACAAGCCGATGCTGTGGTGGGACGTACAGCGTGTTCGCAAGAGCCGCATGATTGACGAGGTTGTCATCGCGACGACAAGCGATGTGCGGGATGACCGGACAGCGGCGCTGTGCGCTGAACACGGGTGGCTGTGCTACCGTGGCAGCGAAGACGACGTGCTGGACAGGTACTACCAGGCCGCGCGCCAGTTTGACGCGGCCCATATCGTCCGCATCACTTCCGATTGTCCCCTGATCGACGCCGCAATCGTCGACTATGTAATAGCGGCCTACTTCAGTGCAGCGCCGGCAGCGGATTATGCCAGTAACGTGCAGCAGCGCAGCTTTCCGCGCGGGCTGGATATCGAGGTGTTCAGTTTTTCGGCGCTTGAGACGGCTTGGCGCGACGACCATTCCGCATGGCGTGAGCATGTCACACCGTATATCTACAATACCCCGGCCAAATTCCGGCTGCTTAATGTCACTAATCCGGTCGACTACAGCCATCACCGCTGGACGGTCGATACGCCGGAGGATTTCGAGCTGGTGCGGCGCGTCTACGAGCATTACGGGCACGGCGATTTCGGCTGGCGCGACGTGCTGGCACTCCTCGATGGACATCCCGAGTGGGTCGCTCTGAACCAGCATATCGAACAGAAGAAGCTATGA
- the pseG gene encoding UDP-2,4-diacetamido-2,4,6-trideoxy-beta-L-altropyranose hydrolase, translated as MTVQRLLIRADASAEIGTGHVMRCLALAQAWQDRGGAVTFCCASLPPALASRLASENIIVCMLDVAAASMADADAVIRLAGEIGASAVVVDGYVFGAAYQRRLKDAGLRLLFIDDNVHAEQYYADFVLNQNIHADAEMYMHCEPYTRLLLGTSYALLRREFRYWCGWRRPTINSVEKLLLTLGGSDPNNLTEQILTLLEDHYQTLSIRVITGSGNLHYGSLKQRAQQSSHRVTVHQNVSDMPEQMAWADIAISASGTTVWELIFMGLPTVLVIAADNQREIAERLSTMNVARLATLSDLVAVLGEFLESPPTIDRTLVDGYGVDRIVAHLRNDRIWLRRALYSDAQMLWNWVNDPHVRQMSFESNPISWETHLAWLNSSLEQSNRAVLIGYTMNNEPIGQIRLDKRDRLRRD; from the coding sequence ATGACCGTCCAACGTCTCCTCATTCGCGCCGACGCCAGTGCTGAAATCGGGACGGGTCATGTAATGCGCTGCCTCGCGCTGGCGCAGGCCTGGCAGGATAGGGGCGGAGCCGTCACTTTCTGCTGCGCGAGCCTACCTCCGGCGTTGGCATCCCGTCTCGCCTCAGAGAACATAATTGTCTGTATGCTCGATGTCGCGGCGGCCAGCATGGCCGACGCCGACGCCGTGATTCGCCTCGCCGGCGAGATTGGGGCCAGCGCCGTCGTCGTTGACGGCTATGTGTTTGGCGCGGCGTACCAGCGCCGGCTCAAGGATGCCGGACTGCGCCTCCTGTTCATCGATGACAACGTCCATGCTGAGCAGTACTATGCCGACTTCGTGCTGAACCAGAATATACATGCCGATGCCGAGATGTATATGCACTGCGAACCATACACGCGCCTTCTGCTCGGCACCAGCTATGCGTTACTGAGGCGGGAGTTCCGGTATTGGTGTGGTTGGAGGCGTCCTACAATCAATTCCGTTGAGAAGTTACTTCTTACTCTCGGTGGAAGCGATCCGAATAATCTCACTGAACAGATTCTTACGCTCTTAGAAGACCACTACCAAACGCTCTCAATTCGGGTCATCACTGGAAGCGGAAATTTACACTATGGTTCTCTCAAACAACGTGCGCAACAGAGTTCACACCGCGTAACCGTTCACCAAAACGTCAGTGATATGCCCGAACAAATGGCTTGGGCAGATATAGCTATTTCTGCAAGCGGTACTACGGTTTGGGAGCTGATATTCATGGGACTACCGACGGTGTTGGTGATCGCAGCTGATAACCAACGTGAAATCGCCGAGCGGCTCAGTACAATGAATGTCGCACGATTGGCAACATTGTCAGATCTAGTCGCCGTCCTTGGTGAATTTCTAGAATCTCCGCCAACTATCGACCGTACACTTGTCGACGGATATGGCGTCGATAGGATTGTGGCGCACCTTCGAAACGATAGGATATGGTTGCGTCGGGCACTGTATAGCGATGCCCAAATGCTTTGGAATTGGGTTAATGATCCGCATGTTCGGCAAATGTCGTTTGAAAGTAACCCAATCAGTTGGGAAACTCACCTTGCTTGGTTAAACAGTAGTCTAGAACAGTCGAATCGAGCCGTGCTAATCGGTTACACTATGAATAACGAACCGATTGGACAGATCCGGCTCGATAAGCGTGATCGATTGCGTCGAGATTGA
- the pseC gene encoding UDP-4-amino-4,6-dideoxy-N-acetyl-beta-L-altrosamine transaminase, whose translation MPDLLAVKGGKPVRTTVLPYGHQNIDDSDIAAVVEVLKSEWLTTGPKVSEFEQAFAAMTGAKHAVAVSNGTAALHCAIYALNIQPGDEVIVTPMTFAASANCILYQGGTPVFADVEPDTLLIDPKKVREKITPRTKAIVAVDYTGQPADYTALRSIADEHGLSIIADACHAIGGSFDGRPVGTLADLNTFSLHPVKHITTGEGGVITTDSAELAQRMRVFRNHGITTDHRQRSLTGGFFYEMVDLGYNYRITDIQCALGISQLKKLPGSVAKRRQIASWYDAAFADIPYVKPLAVRSNAVHAYHLYVVLFDLGQLNCTRADLYAALRAENIGVNVHYIPVHLHPYYRERFGTDRGLCPVAEDAYDRLVTLPIFPEMTEADADDVISAVRKLTGLA comes from the coding sequence ATGCCTGATCTGCTGGCAGTGAAGGGCGGGAAGCCTGTTCGAACAACGGTCCTGCCCTACGGACACCAGAACATCGATGACAGCGACATCGCCGCCGTGGTCGAGGTGCTGAAATCGGAGTGGCTGACGACCGGGCCGAAGGTCAGCGAGTTCGAACAGGCGTTTGCCGCGATGACCGGCGCGAAACACGCCGTGGCGGTGTCGAACGGCACGGCTGCGCTGCACTGTGCGATCTACGCGCTCAATATCCAGCCGGGCGACGAGGTCATCGTCACGCCAATGACGTTTGCCGCCAGCGCCAACTGCATCCTGTATCAGGGTGGCACGCCGGTCTTCGCCGATGTCGAGCCGGACACACTGCTCATAGACCCGAAAAAAGTGCGCGAGAAGATTACTCCGCGGACAAAAGCCATCGTTGCGGTCGACTATACCGGCCAGCCTGCTGACTACACCGCACTCCGCAGTATCGCCGATGAACACGGACTATCGATCATCGCTGACGCCTGCCATGCCATCGGCGGCAGTTTTGATGGCCGTCCGGTGGGTACGCTGGCCGATCTGAATACCTTCAGCCTGCATCCCGTCAAGCACATCACCACCGGCGAAGGCGGCGTGATTACGACCGACAGCGCCGAGCTTGCCCAGCGGATGCGCGTTTTCCGCAACCACGGCATCACAACCGACCACCGCCAGCGCTCGCTCACCGGCGGGTTCTTCTACGAAATGGTCGATCTTGGCTACAACTACCGCATCACCGATATTCAGTGCGCGCTTGGCATCAGCCAGTTGAAGAAACTCCCCGGATCGGTCGCGAAACGCCGCCAGATCGCCTCGTGGTACGACGCAGCTTTTGCCGATATCCCGTATGTGAAGCCGCTCGCTGTACGGTCAAATGCGGTACATGCCTATCACCTGTATGTCGTGCTGTTCGATCTGGGCCAGCTGAACTGCACCCGCGCCGACCTATATGCCGCGCTCCGCGCCGAGAATATCGGCGTCAACGTTCATTACATCCCCGTTCACCTGCATCCTTACTATCGCGAGCGCTTTGGGACAGATCGCGGGCTGTGTCCGGTGGCGGAAGATGCGTATGACCGTCTTGTTACCCTACCGATCTTCCCGGAAATGACCGAGGCCGACGCCGATGATGTTATTTCGGCTGTACGGAAACTCACAGGACTGGCGTAA
- a CDS encoding GNAT family N-acetyltransferase, whose amino-acid sequence MIDCVEIDISIAPERRGEGFATAIIELGIKRMFAKDETIKRAIARIKPQNTPSRRAFERAGFLYVYGYEDHVIYELARQDVL is encoded by the coding sequence GTGATCGATTGCGTCGAGATTGATATTAGTATCGCTCCCGAGCGACGTGGAGAAGGATTCGCTACCGCCATTATAGAATTGGGTATCAAACGGATGTTCGCTAAGGATGAGACTATCAAGCGTGCCATCGCACGGATTAAGCCACAGAACACACCATCACGTCGTGCATTTGAACGTGCGGGCTTTCTGTATGTTTATGGGTACGAAGATCATGTCATATACGAATTGGCGAGACAGGATGTTCTATGA
- a CDS encoding substrate-binding domain-containing protein: MFRRVALILVLAVLPILFSAVVAQDAPTIAVLTPYLAQPGTQFMVEGFQAATEAKGWTVNVIDTAGDVAALNSRVQDVVTQAVDAIVINVDPSQIPALAEAVAAGIPVFGMDAGSTPEVLVNVTSNGYEMASVTATYVVDRLNGVGRIVMFGFNPYPPVQKRGVVAQAIFGNTPDIEIVEFIEPDVTDGGIADSRARMEAILAANPEPGSISAVWAAWDQPALGALQAIEAAGREGEGIVITGIDANPQALEAIAQAGNFEASIAQDFSGIGSLVADQIERYLAGETLTQRVVYAPTKLITAANVADMLP, encoded by the coding sequence ATGTTCAGGCGAGTAGCTCTCATTCTTGTCCTTGCTGTCCTACCGATTCTTTTCTCAGCAGTTGTCGCGCAGGATGCGCCGACGATTGCTGTCCTCACCCCATACCTGGCGCAACCGGGTACCCAGTTCATGGTTGAAGGTTTCCAGGCCGCTACCGAGGCAAAAGGCTGGACGGTGAACGTCATCGACACCGCCGGCGATGTTGCCGCGCTGAACAGCCGCGTACAGGACGTGGTGACGCAGGCAGTCGATGCCATTGTCATCAACGTCGACCCGTCGCAAATCCCTGCGCTGGCTGAAGCGGTTGCCGCCGGCATCCCCGTTTTCGGTATGGATGCGGGCAGCACCCCTGAAGTGCTGGTCAATGTCACCAGTAACGGCTATGAAATGGCCTCGGTGACGGCAACCTACGTCGTCGATCGCCTGAACGGCGTGGGCCGTATCGTCATGTTCGGCTTCAACCCCTACCCGCCGGTGCAGAAGCGCGGCGTTGTGGCGCAGGCCATCTTCGGGAACACGCCGGACATTGAGATTGTCGAGTTCATAGAGCCGGATGTGACCGACGGCGGCATCGCCGATTCTCGCGCCCGCATGGAAGCGATCCTGGCCGCCAACCCGGAACCCGGCAGCATCTCAGCCGTCTGGGCCGCCTGGGATCAGCCCGCACTCGGCGCGCTTCAGGCCATTGAAGCGGCCGGGCGTGAAGGTGAAGGCATCGTTATTACCGGTATCGACGCCAATCCGCAGGCCTTGGAGGCCATCGCCCAGGCCGGTAACTTCGAAGCCAGCATCGCCCAGGATTTCAGCGGTATTGGCAGCCTGGTCGCCGACCAGATCGAGCGCTACCTTGCCGGCGAGACCCTCACCCAGCGTGTCGTCTATGCGCCGACCAAGTTGATCACCGCGGCGAATGTCGCCGACATGCTGCCGTAG
- a CDS encoding GNAT family N-acetyltransferase — protein sequence MNDNLQFRLATPEDDARVLALFRESFQRDIPLYYWKWFSYDCPTGINRTTVIEDLEKKRFAGSYSLLPIRLSLNGFEVKASLCTNVNTHPDYRGQNLFTRIGSYALEHERDFDTPISLGMPNKNAYPGHMKVGWDVMCDLQFLVKSDNQEKHHDCVTIDRFDSGFDTFFNRIAQNYQFIVLRDHRFINWRIADRPDRVYTSYGFFQTGVLQGYVILKKFDDMGYKKAHILDFQAVTDTAFHHLVAAAECYAKDCDELNLWTNLYNPYASRFAAYGFVTKSNSDVLIVHANYGEKKAAAPGAWWFCLADNDVY from the coding sequence ATGAATGACAATCTACAATTTCGACTTGCGACGCCAGAAGATGATGCGCGCGTCCTTGCTCTTTTTCGTGAGTCGTTTCAACGGGATATCCCACTCTATTACTGGAAGTGGTTCAGCTACGATTGTCCAACAGGGATTAATCGAACGACAGTTATTGAGGATCTTGAGAAGAAGCGGTTCGCGGGGAGCTATAGTCTATTACCGATCCGGTTGAGTCTCAACGGATTTGAGGTCAAAGCATCCCTATGCACTAACGTCAATACGCATCCAGACTATCGCGGTCAGAATCTCTTTACCCGAATTGGATCGTATGCTCTAGAGCATGAGCGTGATTTTGATACGCCTATATCCTTGGGAATGCCCAATAAGAATGCCTATCCCGGTCACATGAAAGTTGGCTGGGATGTGATGTGCGATCTACAATTCCTCGTAAAAAGCGATAATCAAGAAAAACACCATGACTGCGTGACCATTGATCGCTTCGATTCCGGCTTCGATACCTTCTTCAATCGCATCGCACAGAATTATCAGTTTATCGTTCTTAGGGATCATCGCTTCATCAATTGGCGGATTGCAGATCGCCCAGACCGTGTATACACTTCCTACGGATTCTTTCAAACTGGCGTGCTTCAGGGCTACGTCATCCTGAAGAAATTCGATGATATGGGCTACAAGAAAGCGCATATTCTTGACTTTCAAGCCGTAACTGACACCGCATTTCATCACTTAGTTGCAGCGGCAGAGTGCTACGCCAAGGATTGTGACGAATTGAACTTATGGACCAACTTATATAATCCATATGCCTCGCGCTTCGCAGCGTACGGTTTTGTAACAAAGTCAAATAGCGATGTGTTGATAGTCCATGCGAATTACGGGGAGAAGAAGGCAGCGGCACCAGGAGCATGGTGGTTTTGCCTTGCCGACAACGATGTATACTGA